The proteins below come from a single Panulirus ornatus isolate Po-2019 chromosome 22, ASM3632096v1, whole genome shotgun sequence genomic window:
- the Mtap gene encoding S-methyl-5'-thioadenosine phosphorylase, giving the protein MSKVKVGIIGGSGLNNPEIFDSPREYEVQTPFGNPSDTLLEGLIDGVPCVLLARHGRKHSIMPTNINYRANIWALKKSGCTHVIVSTACGSLQEHIKPGDFVIVDQFIDRTTKRAQTFHDGEEGHPPGILHLPMDTPFCPDTRKHLETSCKELNYAVHPTGTVVTVEGPRFSTKAESRMFQLWGGDVINMTTVPEVILARELGLFYAAVAMATDYDCWREEEVPVTVEQVMATIKLNAEKVILVLRNTITKIAAEDWTEKIDFLKNSVESNIMIPT; this is encoded by the exons ATGAGCAAAGTAAAG GTTGGAATCATAGGAGGCTCGGGCCTTAACAATCCAGAAATATTTGACAGTCCAAGAGAATATGAAGTTCAAACTCCTTTTGGCAATCCATCAGACACCCTGCTGGAAGGCCTGATTGATGGAGTACCATGTGTCTTATTAGCCAG GCACGGACGGAAGCATTCCATAATGCCAACAAACATCAACTATCGAGCAAACATTTGGGCCCTGAAGAAGAGTGGCTGTACACATGTTATTGTGTCTACAGCCTGTGGTTCATTACAAGAGCATATTAAGCCAGGTGATTTTGTCATCGTTGACCAGTTCATTGATAG GACAACAAAACGTGCACAAACATtccatgatggtgaggaaggtcatCCTCCTGGGATACTTCACCTTCCAATGGATACTCCATTTTGTCCTGATACTCGAAAGCACCTTGAAACATCCTGCAAGGAGTTAAATTATGCTGTACATCCTACAG GTACAGTGGTGACTGTTGAGGGCCCTAGATTCAGCACTAAAGCTGAAAGTCGAATGTTCCAGCTGTGGGGAGGTGATGTTATCAACATGACAACAGTTCCTGAG GTTATTCTTGCTCGAGAGCTTGGCTTATTCTATGCAGCAGTTGCAATGGCAACAGATTATGACtgttggagggaggaagaagtaCCTGTGACTGTGGAGCAAGTTATGGCAACCATAAA attaaatgCTGAAAAGGTCATTTTGGTGCTCAGAAACACAATCACCAAGATTGCAGCAGAAGATTGGAcagaaaaaattgattttttgaAG AATAGTGTGGAGAGTAACATTATGATACCCACGTAA